A window of Candidatus Saccharibacteria bacterium contains these coding sequences:
- a CDS encoding TIGR03086 family protein, with product MATLETKDLFMKCLAGATAAVQQVSPDEFEKPTPDTEWTVRDLAGHLLYELAWVADIVNGKTMEEVGTQYDGDLIAGRLQDNWQLTADRATVAVEAADLEGTAHLSYGTVTVRDYLEQIAADLLIHAWDLSTALGQPLQFENEVAQYVYDYTLPRQDDLKQSGLFAEAVQVPDDAELQTKLLALYGRDRTAQEARFKASA from the coding sequence ATGGCAACACTGGAGACGAAAGATCTTTTTATGAAATGTCTGGCCGGCGCCACTGCGGCGGTGCAGCAGGTGTCGCCCGATGAGTTCGAGAAGCCGACGCCAGACACCGAATGGACCGTCCGCGACCTGGCGGGCCATCTGCTGTACGAGCTGGCCTGGGTGGCGGACATCGTCAATGGCAAGACCATGGAGGAGGTCGGCACGCAGTATGACGGCGACCTGATCGCCGGCCGCCTGCAGGATAACTGGCAGCTGACGGCCGATCGGGCAACGGTGGCGGTGGAGGCGGCCGACCTGGAGGGCACGGCACACTTGTCATATGGCACGGTGACGGTACGCGATTATCTGGAGCAGATCGCAGCCGATCTGCTGATCCATGCCTGGGACCTGAGTACGGCACTAGGCCAGCCGCTGCAGTTTGAGAATGAAGTCGCCCAGTACGTCTACGACTACACCCTGCCGCGGCAAGACGACCTGAAGCAGAGCGGATTGTTCGCTGAGGCGGTACAGGTGCCGGATGATGCCGAGCTGCAGACCAAGCTGCTGGCATTGTATGGCCGGGATCGCACTGCCCAGGAAGCCAGGTTCAAAGCGTCGGCCTGA
- a CDS encoding S26 family signal peptidase has product MAPTLQAGTLLLVRTKRRYAVGDIVVFTLNGTEMVKRITGAKDGRFTVRGDNQHDSFDSRAFGGIPAGSIKGCVMLRLSRAINAGPLRPTL; this is encoded by the coding sequence ATGGCGCCGACGCTACAGGCCGGTACCTTATTGCTTGTGCGCACCAAACGGAGATATGCCGTAGGTGATATCGTGGTGTTCACGCTCAACGGCACCGAGATGGTCAAGCGCATCACCGGCGCGAAGGACGGGCGGTTCACCGTGCGCGGCGACAATCAGCACGATAGTTTCGACAGCCGGGCGTTCGGTGGCATCCCCGCCGGCTCTATCAAAGGCTGCGTCATGCTACGGCTATCGCGGGCAATCAATGCCGGGCCGCTCAGGCCGACGCTTTGA
- the sodN gene encoding superoxide dismutase, Ni, whose product MLFSPKIVKAHCDIPCGIYETDTMRHAADTCHRMIEKIEALGELDTIEKHNTFVRSVMTKEKHAQKVKNELYILWSDYFKPEHLEKFPELHDTLWKTVKQASEVKHTVSAEEAATLQRMVGEVIELFNASKQ is encoded by the coding sequence ATGCTTTTTTCACCCAAAATCGTTAAGGCCCATTGTGACATCCCCTGCGGCATCTACGAAACCGACACCATGCGGCACGCTGCCGACACTTGCCACCGCATGATTGAGAAGATCGAGGCGCTGGGCGAGCTCGATACCATCGAGAAGCACAACACCTTCGTGCGCAGCGTCATGACCAAGGAAAAGCACGCCCAGAAGGTCAAGAACGAACTCTACATCCTGTGGAGCGACTACTTCAAGCCGGAGCATCTTGAGAAGTTTCCGGAACTGCACGACACCCTGTGGAAGACCGTCAAGCAGGCCAGCGAGGTCAAGCACACCGTCAGCGCCGAGGAGGCAGCCACGCTGCAACGGATGGTCGGCGAGGTCATTGAGCTGTTCAACGCCAGTAAGCAGTAG
- a CDS encoding pyridoxamine 5'-phosphate oxidase family protein — protein sequence MENDEARKKLFDLIKDIRVCMLTTMTEDGRHVSRPMGVQHVEGDNDLWFFTYANSAKARQIASHPMVNLGFSNDSKNDWVSISGTAELVRDRSKMEELWNPFLKAWFPDDLETPEIALLRVRADTAEYWDSPNGGAIALFGSIKAAVTGKPPKTGDNETVQL from the coding sequence ATGGAAAACGACGAAGCCCGCAAAAAGCTATTCGATCTAATCAAAGACATCAGGGTCTGCATGCTCACCACCATGACCGAAGACGGCCGCCACGTCAGCCGGCCGATGGGCGTGCAGCACGTCGAGGGCGATAACGACCTCTGGTTCTTTACCTATGCGAACTCCGCCAAGGCCCGGCAGATCGCCAGCCACCCGATGGTCAACCTCGGCTTTAGCAATGACAGCAAGAATGATTGGGTTTCCATCTCTGGCACCGCCGAGCTGGTGCGTGACCGCAGCAAAATGGAAGAACTATGGAATCCGTTCCTCAAAGCCTGGTTCCCGGACGACCTGGAGACGCCGGAGATTGCCCTGCTGCGCGTGCGGGCCGATACGGCAGAATACTGGGACTCGCCCAATGGCGGCGCCATCGCGCTGTTTGGCAGCATCAAGGCCGCCGTCACGGGTAAGCCGCCCAAGACGGGCGACAACGAGACCGTCCAGCTATAA